The proteins below come from a single Rhizobium tropici CIAT 899 genomic window:
- a CDS encoding SpoVR family protein — translation MAKKASMERLFEGADWDFATIQRIHDACEKIAVGELGLDVYPNQIEIITAEQMLDVYSSIGMPLFYKHWSFGKHFAHHEAFYRKGLRGLAYEIVINSSPCISYLMEENSATMQALVIAHAAFGHNHFFKNNYLFKLWTDAEGILDYLNFAKSYVARCEERYGHAAVERTLDAAHALMSHGVHRYAGKKTPDLRDEERRERERREYDEKIFNDLWRTVPAGSGKKTHDLDLERRRALAGLPQENILYFLEKMAPRLKPWQREIIRIVRHVAQYFYPQSQTKVMNEGTATYVHYRIMTRLHELGGIGDGDFLEFLKSHTNVVFQPTFNDPRYSGLNPYAIGFAMMQDIERIVTKPEEEDRQWFPEIAGTGDAMAVLRDLWVNYRDESFVAQFLSPHLMRKMRMFQLTDDPEEEEGLRVAAIHDERGYRRIRRELSRQYDVGWIDPHIEIVDVDLAGDRRLLVKHTVLNGAMLDDMDAKRVLQHLADLWSYDVLMQEVDRSGAVLRDHLVHPRSSALAA, via the coding sequence ATGGCAAAGAAGGCATCGATGGAGCGGCTTTTCGAAGGCGCGGACTGGGATTTCGCCACCATCCAGCGAATTCACGATGCCTGCGAGAAGATCGCCGTTGGCGAGCTTGGTCTCGATGTCTATCCCAACCAGATCGAGATCATCACTGCCGAGCAGATGCTCGACGTCTATTCCTCGATCGGCATGCCGCTATTCTACAAGCATTGGTCCTTCGGCAAGCATTTCGCCCATCACGAAGCTTTCTATCGCAAGGGCCTGCGCGGCCTTGCCTATGAGATCGTCATCAACAGCTCGCCCTGCATTTCCTACTTGATGGAGGAAAACAGTGCGACGATGCAGGCGCTCGTCATCGCGCATGCCGCCTTCGGCCATAATCATTTCTTCAAGAACAATTATCTCTTCAAGCTCTGGACCGATGCCGAAGGCATTCTCGATTATCTCAACTTCGCCAAGAGCTATGTAGCACGCTGCGAGGAGCGCTATGGACACGCTGCCGTCGAGCGCACGCTGGATGCCGCCCATGCGCTGATGTCGCATGGCGTGCATCGCTATGCGGGCAAGAAGACGCCGGACCTGCGCGACGAGGAGAGACGCGAGCGCGAGCGGCGCGAATATGACGAGAAGATCTTCAACGATCTCTGGCGCACGGTTCCGGCCGGCTCCGGCAAGAAGACCCATGATCTCGATCTGGAGCGCCGGCGTGCGCTGGCCGGTCTGCCGCAGGAGAACATCCTCTACTTCCTGGAAAAGATGGCGCCGCGGCTGAAACCCTGGCAGCGCGAGATCATCCGCATCGTGCGGCATGTCGCGCAATATTTCTATCCGCAGAGCCAGACCAAGGTGATGAACGAGGGCACGGCGACCTATGTGCACTATCGCATCATGACGCGGCTGCATGAGCTCGGCGGCATCGGCGACGGCGATTTTCTGGAATTCCTGAAATCGCATACCAACGTGGTTTTCCAGCCGACCTTCAACGATCCCCGCTATTCCGGCCTCAATCCTTACGCGATCGGTTTTGCGATGATGCAGGATATCGAGCGTATCGTGACGAAGCCGGAGGAGGAGGATCGCCAGTGGTTCCCCGAGATCGCCGGCACCGGCGATGCCATGGCGGTGCTGCGAGATCTCTGGGTCAATTATCGCGACGAGAGTTTCGTGGCGCAGTTCCTCAGCCCGCACCTGATGCGCAAGATGCGCATGTTCCAGCTGACAGACGATCCCGAGGAGGAAGAGGGGCTGAGGGTTGCAGCCATTCATGATGAGCGCGGCTACCGACGCATCCGACGCGAGCTGTCGCGACAATATGATGTTGGCTGGATCGATCCGCATATCGAGATCGTCGATGTCGATCTTGCCGGCGACAGGCGGCTGCTCGTCAAGCACACGGTGCTGAACGGCGCGATGCTCGACGATATGGATGCCAAGCGCGTGCTGCAGCATCTGGCCGATCTCTGGAGCTATGACGTGCTGATGCAGGAGGTCGATCGCTCGGGTGCGGTGCTGCGCGATCATCTTGTGCATCCACGGTCTTCGGCGCTCGCGGCGTAA
- a CDS encoding YeaH/YhbH family protein yields MHIVDRRLNPGGKSLENRQRFLRRAKALVQRAVYESSQNRDIQDILKGGEVSIPLDGTEEPRFHRGPEGLKEHILPGNKDFIEGDVLPRPEGGGGKGRAGGDGSGEDAFRFILTRDEFLDLFLDDLELPDLAKRRLMSADQINPVRSGYSVTGSPANLAINRTMRLAMMRRVALHRPKPETVEKLIEEAEECTDEKRRAQLEEEIKRLESKVRRIPYIDPIDIRYRRFENEPKPVAQAVMFCLMDVSGSMTEHMKDLAKRFYMLLYIFLTRQYRRVEIVFIRHTDVAEEVDEETFFRSPATGGTQVSSALEQMRQIVRDRFPASDWNIYAAQASDGDNAYSDNATTAALMTSEILPVCQYFAYLEVGESRSVAISSGSAIWSLYERLQAGWPVLSMRRVSDRSQIYPVFHDLFQRRTAETRSG; encoded by the coding sequence ATGCACATTGTTGACAGACGCCTGAACCCAGGCGGAAAAAGTCTGGAAAATCGTCAACGATTTTTGCGAAGAGCAAAAGCGCTGGTGCAGAGAGCGGTCTATGAATCCTCTCAAAATCGCGACATTCAGGACATTCTGAAGGGTGGCGAAGTCAGCATTCCCCTGGATGGAACCGAGGAACCTCGGTTCCATCGTGGCCCCGAAGGCCTGAAGGAGCATATTCTTCCCGGTAATAAGGACTTCATCGAAGGCGATGTTCTGCCGCGGCCAGAAGGTGGCGGCGGCAAGGGTCGCGCCGGTGGTGACGGCTCGGGTGAGGATGCCTTTCGCTTCATCCTGACGCGGGATGAGTTCCTCGATCTTTTCCTCGATGATCTCGAATTGCCCGATCTTGCCAAACGCCGCCTAATGTCGGCGGATCAGATCAACCCGGTGCGCTCAGGCTACTCGGTGACGGGATCTCCCGCCAATCTCGCCATCAACCGCACGATGCGGCTTGCGATGATGCGCCGCGTCGCGCTGCATCGCCCGAAGCCGGAAACGGTCGAAAAGCTCATCGAGGAGGCCGAGGAGTGCACGGATGAGAAGCGCCGCGCACAGCTCGAAGAAGAGATCAAGAGGCTGGAATCGAAGGTCCGGCGCATTCCCTATATCGATCCGATCGACATCCGCTATCGTCGTTTCGAGAACGAGCCGAAACCGGTGGCACAGGCCGTCATGTTCTGTCTGATGGACGTCTCCGGTTCGATGACCGAGCATATGAAGGATCTCGCCAAGCGCTTCTACATGCTGCTCTACATCTTCCTGACCCGGCAGTATCGCCGCGTGGAGATCGTCTTCATCCGCCACACTGACGTCGCCGAGGAGGTGGACGAGGAGACCTTCTTCCGCAGCCCGGCAACAGGCGGCACTCAGGTTTCGAGCGCGCTCGAGCAGATGCGGCAGATCGTGCGGGACCGCTTCCCGGCCTCCGACTGGAACATCTATGCCGCGCAGGCGTCGGATGGCGACAATGCCTATTCCGACAATGCGACGACGGCCGCGCTGATGACGAGTGAGATCCTGCCCGTCTGCCAATATTTCGCCTATCTCGAAGTGGGAGAATCGCGCAGCGTCGCAATCTCGTCCGGCTCGGCGATCTGGTCGCTCTACGAACGGCTGCAGGCAGGCTGGCCGGTGCTTTCCATGCGGCGTGTCAGCGATCGCAGCCAGATCTATCCGGTCTTCCACGATCTCTTCCAGCGCCGGACGGCGGAAACAAGGAGCGGATGA
- a CDS encoding DHA2 family efflux MFS transporter permease subunit: protein MDSIDPNPQGQTFAVERNPRLRYIIPAVVAVAFLMEQLDSTILVTAVPDIARSLDTTPLRMNLAVTTYILTLAMFIPVSGWFADRFGARRIFTLSLFIFTIGSILCGLATSLPMLIATRALQGFGGAMMTPVGRLILIRSFPRSQLVTAMTYMTLPAVMGPVIGPVLGGFLTTYLSWRWIFWVNLPFGLIGMAMALRYVEDTERDATIRFDFPGFVMVGLGCLLLQYGIENIGRPAIPVWAIFLTLAAAGLLLVGFIRYARTAESPAVDLTLFKLRTFRIGTLAGGICRVGLNGVPFLLPLMLQVGFGLSPIVSGSLTFVSALSALAVRPVSAKLLKLYGFDRMLTWSAVFGAAVVAGFALITPDTPHWFIIVYVFIFGLARAGQFMTSNTLSYSDTPAAQLSRATSLGGVLQQLSVSFGVSVAAMLLGLVTLDGSPLTPEKFHIAFLLMAVIPLLGIPGFLKLQPEDGMQVSGHQRLPKT from the coding sequence ATGGATTCGATAGATCCCAATCCGCAGGGCCAGACTTTTGCGGTCGAACGCAATCCCCGCCTGCGCTACATCATCCCCGCCGTGGTCGCCGTCGCCTTCCTAATGGAGCAGCTGGATTCGACCATCCTCGTCACCGCCGTTCCCGATATCGCCAGGAGCCTCGATACGACGCCGCTTCGCATGAATCTGGCTGTCACGACCTATATTCTGACGCTTGCCATGTTCATTCCGGTGAGCGGCTGGTTCGCGGATCGCTTCGGCGCCCGGCGCATCTTCACGCTTTCCCTCTTCATCTTCACCATCGGCTCGATTCTCTGCGGCCTGGCGACCAGTCTGCCGATGCTCATCGCCACGCGCGCGCTGCAGGGCTTCGGCGGCGCCATGATGACGCCGGTCGGGCGCCTCATCCTCATCCGCAGTTTCCCGCGCAGCCAACTCGTGACTGCCATGACCTACATGACCTTGCCTGCTGTCATGGGGCCCGTCATCGGCCCGGTGCTCGGCGGCTTCCTGACAACCTATCTGTCCTGGCGCTGGATCTTCTGGGTAAATCTGCCCTTCGGGCTGATCGGCATGGCCATGGCGCTGCGCTATGTCGAGGATACCGAACGCGACGCGACCATCAGATTCGATTTTCCCGGCTTCGTCATGGTCGGCCTCGGCTGCCTGCTGCTGCAATACGGCATCGAGAATATCGGCCGCCCTGCAATTCCGGTCTGGGCCATCTTCCTCACGCTTGCCGCCGCCGGCCTGCTGCTGGTCGGCTTCATCCGCTACGCCAGAACAGCGGAATCTCCGGCCGTGGATCTCACCCTCTTCAAGCTGCGCACCTTCCGCATCGGCACTCTTGCCGGCGGCATCTGTCGTGTCGGGCTGAATGGCGTGCCCTTCCTGCTACCGCTCATGCTGCAGGTCGGCTTCGGCTTGAGCCCGATCGTCTCGGGCTCGCTGACCTTCGTCAGCGCCTTGAGCGCGCTTGCCGTGCGGCCGGTCTCGGCAAAACTGCTGAAGCTCTATGGCTTCGATCGCATGCTCACCTGGAGCGCCGTGTTCGGCGCCGCCGTCGTGGCAGGCTTCGCATTGATCACGCCCGACACGCCGCACTGGTTCATCATCGTCTATGTTTTCATCTTCGGGCTGGCGCGGGCCGGTCAGTTCATGACGTCCAATACCCTATCCTATTCCGATACCCCTGCAGCACAGCTCAGCCGCGCCACCAGCTTGGGCGGCGTACTGCAGCAATTGAGCGTCAGCTTCGGCGTCTCCGTCGCCGCCATGCTGCTGGGGCTGGTGACCTTGGATGGATCGCCGCTGACGCCGGAGAAATTCCACATTGCATTCTTGCTGATGGCCGTGATCCCGCTGCTCGGCATACCCGGCTTTCTGAAGTTGCAGCCTGAGGATGGCATGCAGGTGAGCGGCCATCAGCGGCTGCCGAAGACATGA
- a CDS encoding DUF6030 family protein, whose translation MSVAPPRKKSRAVFWIAAVVIGSIILATALLANDMRNLRALDDRYHLNLFPKPEQHAAAPTAPVQEQQPSHAATPPAAAPKTSAPASSSVRVKPATVTAKPFVKKRSHLLDEPIDALLSAFVRSWRISGQTLCADLQKFGLSVGEWRQSELGAGTSECSYAVQKGAYGDPKAASFFIIARGKPSGEIDAIRIKVIMPDNDDGKAVAGTFVDTVVLLLNETHWLDFQAALEAIGKLQDVTLQAFGAKLAFFKEFQSNNNFNLQLELRRTSPEQLRTAIVFDKARWTLPSPPSTN comes from the coding sequence ATGTCGGTGGCGCCACCTCGCAAGAAAAGCAGAGCTGTCTTTTGGATTGCCGCCGTTGTCATCGGTTCGATCATTCTCGCAACCGCGCTCCTGGCTAACGATATGCGCAATCTGCGGGCGCTGGATGATCGTTATCATCTCAATCTGTTTCCGAAACCGGAACAACACGCAGCAGCGCCAACCGCCCCCGTCCAGGAACAGCAGCCATCTCACGCAGCCACGCCTCCGGCAGCGGCGCCGAAGACATCAGCCCCGGCATCAAGCAGCGTCCGCGTCAAGCCGGCGACCGTCACCGCCAAGCCATTCGTCAAGAAAAGATCCCATCTGCTGGACGAGCCTATCGACGCGCTGCTGAGTGCCTTCGTGCGAAGCTGGCGAATATCGGGCCAGACGCTTTGCGCCGATCTTCAAAAGTTCGGCCTGTCCGTGGGCGAATGGCGGCAAAGCGAGCTGGGCGCCGGCACTTCGGAATGCAGCTATGCCGTCCAGAAGGGCGCCTATGGCGATCCCAAGGCGGCTTCCTTCTTCATCATCGCCAGGGGCAAACCATCAGGTGAAATCGATGCCATCCGCATCAAGGTCATCATGCCGGACAATGACGACGGAAAGGCCGTTGCCGGCACTTTTGTCGATACCGTCGTCCTGTTGCTGAACGAGACCCATTGGTTGGACTTTCAGGCCGCGCTTGAGGCGATCGGCAAGCTGCAGGACGTGACGCTGCAAGCCTTCGGCGCCAAGCTTGCCTTTTTCAAGGAATTCCAGAGCAACAACAATTTCAACCTGCAGCTGGAATTGCGCAGAACCTCGCCGGAGCAGCTCCGAACCGCGATCGTCTTCGACAAGGCACGCTGGACGTTGCCCTCTCCCCCATCGACCAACTGA